The Terriglobus roseus sequence AGTTCCGCGACAAGATCGTCACTGAGCGTGAAAGCTGGATCCTCGGCGCACTCGACAAGGATCCGAATACACCTTCCGAGGCGATTGCAAAACTCGTCGAGCCGGGCCTGAAGTTCGCACCTCCCGCCTTTGAGCAGAAGATCATCGCGGAAGTGAAGGCTGTGATCGCCGCCATCGGCAAGACCCACGGCAACGGCGCATGGAAGCAGTTGATCCTCGTCAATGACCGCATCTGCGACGCCATGTTCCAGGACCTGCTGATGAAGCCGCAGGAATATGACGTTCTGGCTACGACCAATCTCAACGGCGATTACCTCTCCGACGCCGCGGCCGCGCAGGTCGGCGGTCTTGGCATCGCGCCTGGTTCGAATATCGGCGATGGCTATGCCGTCTTCGAAGCGACCCACGGAACCGCTCCGCGGCTCGCGGATCAGGACGTCGTGAATCCCGGCTCTGTGATCCTTTCGGGGGCGATGTTGCTGCAGCTGATTGGCTGGAAAGAAGCTGCCGGTCTCGTTGAAAAGGCGATGGAAAAGACCATCTCGCAGAAGTACGTCACGGTCGATTTCGCAAAGAACATGCCGGGCTCCACGCAGGTTGGAACCACGGCATTCGCCGATCGCGTGATCGAAAACATGTAAGGGTCACGACTCGTACGGAATGGAGGAGGGGCACCGCGAAGTTACGCGGTGCCCTTTTCCATTGGAGCGAAACGGTAACATTCTCGCCTGCGCTCCCATCGGCGGTATACAGTGGCGGTGTCTTTTGGACCCAGGGCTTCCGCGCGTCCAGACAAAGTCCCAATCCCGATGGAGCTAAGCACCCATGCAGACAAGCTATAACGGCATCGCCGTCCCCACCGAAGGCAAGGCGATCGAGTACGCGAACGGCACCTACACGGTCCCGGATAATCCGATCATTCCCTACATCGAAGGCGACGGCACAGGCCGCGACATCTGGAAGGCTTCGCAGCGCGTGTTTGATGCCGCGGTCGAGAAGGCGTACGGCGGTAAGAAGAAGGTCTACTGGCTGGAAGTGCTGGCCGGGGAAAAGAGCTACCGCAAGACTCAGAACTGGCTGCCGGATGACACCGTGAAGGCTACCGTCGACTTTCGCGTCTCCATCAAGGGACCGCTGACCACACCGGTGGGCGGCGGCATTCGCTCGCTCAACGTAGCCCTGCGCCAGTTGATGGATCTGTACCAGTGCGTGCGCCCGGTGAAGTACTACGCCGGCGTGCCCAGTCCGGTAAAGCATCCGGAGAAGCTGGACATCGTCCTCTTCCGCGAGAACACGGAAGATATCTACGCTGGTATCGAGTTCCGCGAAGGCACGCCGGAAGCGAAGAAGTTCATCGACTTCGTCAACAACACCATGCTGGCCGGCACCAAGAAGAAGGTCCGCGAAGACTCGGGCGTTGGCGTGAAGCCCATCTCCATCTTCGGATCGAAGCGCCTTGTCCGCGCGGCCATTCAGTACGCCGTAGACCATGGCCGCAAGTCCGTAACGCTCGTCCACAAAGGCAATATCCAGAAGTTCACCGAAGGCGCCTTCCGCGAGTGGGGCTATGAAGTCGCAACGGAAGAGTTCCGCGACAAGGTCGTCACCGAACGCGAGAGCTGGATCCTCGGCAATCTGGAACAGCATCCGGGACTGTCCACCAGGGATAACGCCACGATGATTGAGCCGGGCATCGAGTACGCACCTCCCGAGTTTGGCGAGAGCGTCATCAAGGAAGTCGAAGACACCCTGCAGGCCATCGGCGAGACGCACGGCGGCGGCAAGTGGAAGAGCAAGATCCTCATCACGGACCGCATCGCCGATTCGATCTTCCAACAGATCATCATCCGCCCGTCGGACTACTCCGTCCTCGCAACGACCAACCTCAACGGTGACTACATCTCCGACGCCGCAGCAGCGCAGGTCGGCGGGCTTGGCATCGCGCCGGGCGCTAACATCGGTGACGGCTTCGCCTGCTTCGAAGCAACGCACGGCACAGCTCCAAAATACGCCGACCTCGACGTCATCAACCCCGGCAGCGTCATGCTCAGCGGCGTCATGATGTTCGACTTCCTCGGCTGGACCGAAGCCGCACGCATGATCGAAAACAGCATGGAAAAGACCATCCAGCAGAAGTTCGTAACTTACGACTTTGAACGCCAGATGCAGGGCGCAACCAAGGTCAAGACCAGCGAATTCGCCAGCAAGCTGATCGAGAACATGTAATTCAGTTCCCAACATGCAAACAGAGGCGCCGCGATGTGTTGTCGCGGCGCCTCTGTTTCGACTTACAAATTAGACAGTTGCGAGTTCCGGAGCAGACGCCGTAGCAATTTCCTCCAGCACCGGTCCAATCGCGTGAATCACCGAGCACACGCGGATCACCGCGGCAATCGTCTCTTCCGAAACGCCCTTCGAACGGACGACATTCTCGTGGCTGTCCACGCACTTGCCGCAGCCATTGATGGCCGACACCGCTAGGGACCACAGCTCGAAATCATTGTGATCCACGCCATGCGAGCGCAGCACATTCATCCGCAGCTTTGCGGGCAGCGTCGCGTACTTCTCATTCGACGACAGGTGGTGGAACCGGTAGTAGATGTTGTTCATGCCCATGATCGCAGCGGCAGCTTTGGCAGCATCAAGTTCGGTGCCGGACAGGTGCTTCGCAGCTTCCGCAACCGCCGCAGCCGTCAGCGGGGCGGTGCGCGTTGCAATGGCCGAAGCCACAACCGTGCCCCACAACTGCTGCTTCGTCAGTTCCGTGTTGTTGCGAACCAGCGAGGAGTAATTCAGGCGCAGATCCTTCGCATAATCGGGGAGGGAGTCAATCAGGATATCCATCGACATAAAGCGTTTCCTTTCCGCGGCCCATAGATATGAGCCGCGCTGAAGAATGCGGGCCACAGAGCAAGTCTGTGGCCCGCGCATGGGTCGTTCGAACGTGGGAGAGTTACGCGGTGACGAGGGTTTCTTCGCCCTTCTGCCAGTTGCAGGGGCAGAGTTCGTCGGTCTGCAGAGCGTCCAGAACGCGCAGAACCTCCTGCGGATTGCGACCCACCGACAGGTCTGTGACGTAGACAAAGCGGATCACTCCCTGCGGATCAACCAGGTAGGTGGCACGCTGAGCAACGCCTTCTTTCTCATCCAGAATGCCGAGCTGACCACACAGGTCACGCTTCACATCGGCGAGCATGGGGAATGGCAGGTCGCGCAGATCCTCATGGTTGTTGCGCCATGCCAGGTGGACGAACTCGCTGTCGATCGACAGACCCAGGATCTGGCAGTCGCGATCCTTGAACTCCGTATTCAGCTTGCCGAACGCTGCGATCTCCGTGGGGCAGACGAAGGTGAAATCCTTCGGCCATGAGAAGACCAGCAGCCACTTGCCGTCGTAGGTCTTGTTGTCGATGGTCTGAAAAGCGTTGTTCTTATCGCGGGAAACGGTCGCAAGAACGCTGAAATCGGGGAACTGTTCGCCAATACCAAGCATAGGAAAATCTCCTGAAAAAGTGGGTGTCGAGTGATGCAGAAAGCGCAGCCGATACGCTGCGAAAGCGGTTTGGCCCAAAAGCCTGTAAGCGTAGTAAACAAGAATTGTTATTGTCCAGCAAGCGTTCTCAGCTGTGGATGGGCGATCAGCGGACGATGACTGCTTTCCTGTTCGGTTTTGGAATGGGTGCGAAGGCGATACCCATACCGGCGCGTTCACCCCGTCGTAACGACTCGATTCGCTCAATGCGATAGACTAGATAAGATGTGCGCGAAGTCCTTGCGGACTTGTCTGTGCGCCTCCCTCTGTCAGCTCATGCTGCCTGCTCTTTCGTCGAGCGCGTGCGTGTGCCTGCAAGACTCTTTCGCGCATCGCCGCGAAAACAAGAAGGTACCAAGTTTTGAGTTCAGTGATTCGCAACATCGCCATCATCGCGCACGTCGATCACGGCAAGACCACCCTGGTTGACGCGATGCTTCGGCAGAGCGGCACCTTCCGCGCGAACGAAGCCGTGACCGACCGCGTCATGGACTCGAACGACCTCGAGCGCGAGCGCGGCATTACGATTCTGGCCAAGAACACGGCCGTTCTGTACAACGACACCAAGATCAACATCGTTGACACACCGGGCCACGCCGACTTCGGCGGCGAGGTCGAGCGTGCACTCAAGATGGTGGACGGTGTCGTCCTTCTCGTCGATGCATCGGAAGGTCCGCTGCCGCAGACCCGCTTCGTGCTGGGCAAGGCGCTCGCCGCCGGCCTGACCCCGATCCTCGTCATCAACAAAATCGACCGTCCTGACGCGCGTGTGCAGGAAGTGCTGAATGAGGTCTATGACCTGTTCATCGACCTCGACGCCGACGAGAGCCTGCTCGACTTCCCCGTGGTCTACACCAACGGCAAGGCCGGCACGGCGACTCTGGACATGGCTGTCCCTGGTACCGATCTGCAGCCCCTGTTTGAGACCATCGCCAAGGCCATCGCACCCGCAACGGGCGACGCGGACGGCGCTCTGCAGATCCTCGTGACGAACCTGGATTACTCCGATTACCTCGGACGTCTCGGCATCGCTCGCGTCTTCAGCGGTACCCTCAAGACCGGCGACATGGTCAACATCGCCAAGCTTGATGGCTCGTTGATGCCCGTCAAGATCACCAAGCTCTTCAGCTTCAATGGATTGAAGCGCACTGACATCGAAGAGACCACCATTGGTGACATCATCGCCGTTGCCGGC is a genomic window containing:
- a CDS encoding NADP-dependent isocitrate dehydrogenase; the protein is MQTSYNGIAVPTEGKAIEYANGTYTVPDNPIIPYIEGDGTGRDIWKASQRVFDAAVEKAYGGKKKVYWLEVLAGEKSYRKTQNWLPDDTVKATVDFRVSIKGPLTTPVGGGIRSLNVALRQLMDLYQCVRPVKYYAGVPSPVKHPEKLDIVLFRENTEDIYAGIEFREGTPEAKKFIDFVNNTMLAGTKKKVREDSGVGVKPISIFGSKRLVRAAIQYAVDHGRKSVTLVHKGNIQKFTEGAFREWGYEVATEEFRDKVVTERESWILGNLEQHPGLSTRDNATMIEPGIEYAPPEFGESVIKEVEDTLQAIGETHGGGKWKSKILITDRIADSIFQQIIIRPSDYSVLATTNLNGDYISDAAAAQVGGLGIAPGANIGDGFACFEATHGTAPKYADLDVINPGSVMLSGVMMFDFLGWTEAARMIENSMEKTIQQKFVTYDFERQMQGATKVKTSEFASKLIENM
- a CDS encoding carboxymuconolactone decarboxylase family protein, whose product is MDILIDSLPDYAKDLRLNYSSLVRNNTELTKQQLWGTVVASAIATRTAPLTAAAVAEAAKHLSGTELDAAKAAAAIMGMNNIYYRFHHLSSNEKYATLPAKLRMNVLRSHGVDHNDFELWSLAVSAINGCGKCVDSHENVVRSKGVSEETIAAVIRVCSVIHAIGPVLEEIATASAPELATV
- a CDS encoding peroxiredoxin; translated protein: MLGIGEQFPDFSVLATVSRDKNNAFQTIDNKTYDGKWLLVFSWPKDFTFVCPTEIAAFGKLNTEFKDRDCQILGLSIDSEFVHLAWRNNHEDLRDLPFPMLADVKRDLCGQLGILDEKEGVAQRATYLVDPQGVIRFVYVTDLSVGRNPQEVLRVLDALQTDELCPCNWQKGEETLVTA